From Triticum urartu cultivar G1812 chromosome 2, Tu2.1, whole genome shotgun sequence, a single genomic window includes:
- the LOC125534423 gene encoding uncharacterized protein LOC125534423, protein MMATDVAAASIMSTMKMLFKMDSVTHVASVELWVLMTTLLLVVRFMLDCFGPWYEDRAMATSIQVIEMLNYSMVHYTMGLMQLSAKKVNDYFQVWAVLLVTLQYSVKAGRLYQRSKQIPLLDLMSSFWAANLIWMQTFFLLRVPLWLIWALNAIRIISYFASSDRAETTNQENTRLVSDYMRYEHTLGSSHSYKYLVSGEDLALRDARRQDRRSGQYRIRLDPDNKKLVTIEKIWNIDAGNSRLLGGTKDNGNRLKDVCLSFAMYKLLRRRFYNLPIHEASQEKTRRLVFDYILQENTNSYERAFRVTKVELSFLQDLFYSKHAAMFANGFPVWSMLLSLSLVAATGYLAYPVHCIPERMDAADKNIITHGVIVTRVMVFLIIAKELLEIYLYVFSQWTKVLMICMYVKHRCLRNPVVEAAMRMMFWFMRGKWDQRIFQYNLLISDSHTQRKFPRSIKLESEVMTAIFESFKGLQQHPERLGTYFLNAFGSKAPVMQQLTWAIELEADTHRILVWHIATCFCEMHFCDEVKKLKVCKLQNRILAKKSTTPEHVWPHYLTAVTLSNYCAYLLTKGLVPDNGIVVTNILDIVRKETFRATYCSFSQSMQDVYKELVEIAALEESEVISGEVEAPESREDNNGINSSTTNDQVPNREDTIKGDDDIHNSITQMGAKLGKQLIETYEADTVGIWRDLAVFWTGFLLHLAASTRAAKHKTRLVGKVELITHLWALLSHAGFLGNTRHGQTLLDPEDLSDVDPLR, encoded by the coding sequence atgaTGGCGACAGACGTAGCTGCAGCTTCAATCATGTCCACCATGAAAATGCTGTTCAAGATGGACAGCGTCACTCATGTGGCCAGCGTGGAGTTGTGGGTGTTGATGACAACGCTGCTGCTGGTGGTGAGGTTCATGCTGGACTGCTTTGGGCCGTGGTACGAAGACAGGGCCATGGCGACCAGCATTCAGGTGATAGAGATGCTCAACTACTCCATGGTGCACTACACCATGGGGCTGATGCAGCTCTCCGCAAAGAAGGTGAATGACTACTTTCAGGTCTGGGCGGTGCTGCTGGTGACCCTGCAGTACAGCGTCAAGGCTGGACGCCTGTACCAGAGATCCAAGCAGATCCCACTGCTCGACCTCATGTCATCCTTCTGGGCAGCCAACCTCATCTGGATGCAGACCTTCTTCCTCCTCAGGGTCCCTCTCTGGCTGATATGGGCCCTCAATGCGATTCGCATCATCTCCTACTTTGCCTCGTCCGATAGGGCTGAAACCACCAACCAAGAGAACACGAGGCTGGTTAGCGACTACATGCGATACGAGCACACCCTCGGTTCCTCGCACTCGTACAAGTACTTGGTCTCTGGGGAAGACCTGGCGCTTCGTGATGCTCGACGACAAGACAGGAGGAGTGGACAATACAGGATTCGGTTGGATCCAGATAATAAGAAGCTTGTCACCATAGAGAAGATATGGAATATTGATGCTGGCAACAGCCGGTTGCTCGGCGGCACCAAAGACAATGGCAACCGACTCAAGGATGTCTGCCTCTCATTCGCCATGTACAAGCTGCTGCGCCGTCGGTTCTATAATCTCCCGATACATGAGGCTAGCCAAGAGAAGACGAGGCGGCTTGTCTTCGACTACATCCTGCAGGAGAACACCAACAGCTATGAGAGGGCATTCCGTGTCACCAAGGTGGAACTGTCCTTCCTCCAAGACTTGTTCTATAGCAAGCATGCTGCCATGTTTGCCAACGGATTTCCGGTCTGGAGTATGCTCTTGTCTCTCTCTCTGGTTGCGGCTACCGGATACCTTGCGTATCCTGTTCATTGTATACCAGAGAGGATGGATGCGGCCGACAAAAATATCATCACTCACGGGGTCATTGTCACTCGTGTCATGGTCTTCCTTATCATTGCCAAGGAGCTGTTGGAGATCTATTTATATGTATTCTCGCAATGGACCAAGGTTCTGATGATCTGCATGTACGTCAAACATCGGTGCTTGCGGAATCCAGTGGTGGAGGCAGCAATGAGAATGATGTTCTGGTTCATGAGGGGCAAGTGGGATCAAAGGATCTTCCAGTATAACCTTCTGATTTCTGATTCGCATACTCAGAGGAAATTTCCCCGGAGCATCAAGTTGGAGTCAGAAGTAATGACGGCAATATTTGAGTCGTTCAAGGGCCTGCAGCAGCATCCAGAAAGATTGGGAACCTACTTCTTAAATGCCTTCGGTTCAAAGGCACCCGTTATGCAGCAGCTAACATGGGCAATTGAGCTGGAGGCTGATACCCACAGGATACTGGTCTGGCACATCGCGACATGCTTCTGCGAGATGCATTTCTGTGATGAAGTGAAAAAACTAAAGGTTTGTAAGCTTCAAAACAGGATCTTGGCCAAGAAATCCACAACTCCAGAACATGTGTGGCCACATTACTTAACTGCTGTCACCTTATCAAACTATTGTGCATACCTGCTTACCAAAGGATTGGTGCCAGACAACGGCATTGTTGTTACAAATATCTTGGACATCGTACGCAAGGAAACCTTCCGTGCTACTTACTGCTCATTCTCCCAGTCAATGCAAGATGTTTACAAAGAACTTGTGGAGATTGCCGCCTTGGAAGAGTCTGAGGTGATTAGTGGAGAGGTTGAAGCCCCTGAAAGTCGGGAAGATAACAATGGAATTAACAGTTCCACAACAAATGACCAGGTGCCCAATAGGGAAGATACTATCAAGGGTGATGATGACATCCATAATTCGATAACCCAAATGGGTGCAAAGCTTGGGAAGCAGTTGATAGAGACCTACGAAGCAGACACCGTAGGCATATGGAGGGATCTAGCAGTGTTCTGGACAGGCTTCCTCCTTCACTTGGCAGCCTCAACCAGAGCAGCCAAGCACAAGACACGGCTTGTTGGGAAGGTGGAGCTCATAACACACCTGTGGGCTTTGCTGTCACATGCTGGGTTTCTTGGAAATACCAGGCATGGGCAAACACTCCTCGACCCAGAAGACCTTAGTGATGTCGACCCGCTCAGATGA
- the LOC125534422 gene encoding uncharacterized protein LOC125534422: MMGIQDIRDVVSSLFIMLNKETFVLFRIEFLVVLVTVLFLVMFIIDVFRRHIRNIFMKTMFSILDAISDSIVLYLLGAMQTAKFKNHLFPVWALVLVSFRYNVDFISGYGVHDRHGRRYMEWRNVVKLLGSAFLILWRGSRFTVPLWSLLALQILRSWYRFCEHGLALRSIWHGTSSEVISEYMRAGPHTRNWKPEDCNPENMEGYKYLVLGETNQGIRLKKPRYVLYIHTAQSVKQAERGFSSLVTLDKIWGCRRHLLHPDNKEGNDPKDLCLAFALSRLLRCRLEDVTLQEEIFCINRKLVKTKIIEEQDTNRAFRVMELQLSFVNDYFNTHYPMVFWSGYLSLFSNLLLSVVTFGVVCWLAVDIRKVYKPPKDDRAHVVHGLNVDMIITWVFMFFMLFKEIWEMVSYLVSDWTRLLLVCSYAQWKEEHTRDRRMEGAISSFFKSRITSKHWHGLIDQYVFLESYDDIPRCWNVMHQISTGMVPKKGDGAKLRSAISVPECIKPTILKKLRASLEKLNTSNNLHQPDNTNRNQEEPTIRSGILLPKVVRSLSQRKQYNWACFDLPTCSHVILVWHIATSLCEIKFARDHGVDLSKHGFLSSLSSYFTGCCSSKPYLVDVDVDEMTKEKKVNGKLPDKLKEMYVTANSLSRYCAYLLVSKPDLIPDSFYVPNMVLQETVTRARDDILKKCDSLQSRYDKLMEVAEKAIQDGDDILKEDVVRLGAKLGKELIDQESKEECWEILSEVWAELLVHIAPTWNAEAHKQCLESGGEFITYIWALLWHCGIEKSKLWPVEDVYGNDVENMS, from the coding sequence ATGATGGGCATCCAGGACATCCGCGATGTTGTGTCATCCCTGTTCATCATGCTGAATAAGGAGACATTCGTCCTGTTTCGGATCGAGTTTCTCGTGGTCCTGGTCACAGTGTTGTTTCTTGTGATGTTCATCATAGACGTCTTTCGCCGTCACATCCGCAACATATTCATGAAAACCATGTTTAGCATCCTGGATGCTATCTCTGACTCTATTGTCTTATACCTGTTGGGGGCCATGCAAACAGCCAAGTTCAAGAATCACCTGTTCCCGGTCTGGGCCCTCGTGCTTGTTAGTTTCCGTTACAATGTCGACTTCATCTCTGGCTATGGTGTTCATGACCGCCATGGGCGACGGTACATGGAGTGGAGAAACGTGGTGAAACTTCTGGGATCGGCCTTCTTGATCTTGTGGCGCGGCTCAAGGTTCACGGTTCCACTTTGGTCGCTTTTGGCCCTGCAGATACTGAGGAGCTGGTACAGATTCTGTGAGCATGGTCTGGCGCTCCGTTCTATCTGGCATGGCACAAGTTCAGAGGTCATTTCAGAGTATATGCGTGCTGGCCCTCACACTAGGAACTGGAAACCAGAGGACTGCAACCCAGAGAATATGGAAGGATACAAATACTTGGTCCTAGGAGAAACCAATCAGGGAATCAGACTCAAGAAGCCTCGGTATGTCTTGTACATCCATACTGCCCAGTCCGTCAAGCAAGCTGAGCGTGGTTTTTCATCACTGGTCACCCTAGACAAGATCTGGGGATGTCGCAGGCACCTATTACACCCAGACAACAAAGAGGGGAATGACCCAAAGGATCTCTGTTTGGCCTTCGCCTTGTCCAGGCTGCTCCGGTGCAGGCTCGAGGATGTGACACTGCAAGAAGAAATCTTTTGCATCAACCGGAAGCTGGTTAAGACCAAGATCATTGAGGAGCAAGACACCAACCGCGCCTTCAGGGTCATGGAGCTGCAACTCTCCTTCGTAAATGACTACTTCAACACCCACTACCCTATGGTCTTCTGGAGTGGTTACTTATCTCTATTTTCAAATCTGCTCCTCTCCGTGGTGACCTTCGGTGTTGTCTGCTGGCTTGCTGTGGACATCCGTAAGGTCTATAAGCCTCCGAAGGATGATCGGGCTCATGTGGTGCATGGGTTGAATGTTGACATGATCATCACCTGGGTATTCATGTTTTTTATGCTGTTCAAAGAGATCTGGGAGATGGTCAGCTACTTGGTCTCAGACTGGACAAGATTACTCCTTGTTTGCAGCTATGCACAGTGGAAGGAAGAGCACACCAGAGATAGACGTATGGAGGGCGCAATATCATCCTTTTTCAAATCAAGGATAACTAGTAAGCACTGGCATGGACTTATTGACCAGTACGTCTTTTTGGAGTCATATGATGACATTCCAAGATGTTGGAATGTGATGCACCAAATAAGCACAGGAATGGTTCCAAAGAAGGGTGATGGAGCAAAACTCCGCAGCGCCATCAGTGTGCCAGAATGTATCAAGCCGACAATACTGAAGAAGCTCCGTGCAAGCCTAGAGAAGCTCAACACTTCTAACAATCTACATCAGCCCGACAATACCAACAGAAATCAGGAGGAGCCCACCATTAGGAGTGGTATTCTTCTGCCCAAGGTCGTCAGGTCACTGTCCCAAAGGAAGCAGTACAATTGGGCCTGCTTCGACCTGCCCACATGCTCTCACGTAATTCTGGTGTGGCACATTGCAACCAGCCTCTGTGAGATTAAATTTGCTAGAGACCATGGCGTCGACTTAAGCAAACATGGGTTCCTGAGCTCCCTCTCATCGTACTTCACGGGTTGCTGCTCATCGAAACCATATCTTGTGGATGTGGATGTGGATGAGATGACAAAAGAAAAGAAAGTTAATGGGAAGTTGCCCGATAAGCTCAAGGAAATGTATGTCACTGCAAATAGCTTGTCTCGGTACTGTGCATATCTGCTAGTTTCTAAGCCTGACCTGATCCCTGACAGCTTTTATGTACCCAACATGGTCTTACAAGAAACCGTGACACGCGCTCGTGATGATATTCTTAAAAAATGTGACTCATTGCAGAGTAGATATGACAAACTGATGGAAGTAGCAGAGAAGGCCATCCAAGATGGTGACGACATCTTGAAGGAAGATGTTGTGCGACTAGGTGCAAAGCTGGGCAAGGAACTGATTGATCAAGAGAGTAAAGAAGAATGCTGGGAGATCCTCTCCGAGGTATGGGCGGAGTTACTAGTGCACATTGCCCCCACTTGGAACGCAGAGGCGCACAAGCAGTGCCTCGAGTCAGGAGGGGAATTCATAACCTATATCTGGGCATTGCTATGGCACTGTGGAATCGAGAAGAGCAAATTATGGCCAGTAGAAGATGTGTATGGAAATGATGTTgaaaatatgtcctag